The Neurospora crassa OR74A linkage group I, whole genome shotgun sequence genome segment CTACCGCAAAAGAGGCGGCTAGGTGTCGGACGGCCGCCTTGGAGGCGTTGTAAGGAGTCTGCGGCTGGGGCACGTTGACGATGCTGCCGGACATGGAGCCTATGAAGACGAGGGAGCCGGGGGAGTTGCGGTCCATCTAGGTAAGTCGAGTGAAATGGTTGTtagtcttgtcttgtcttgtcttgtcttgtcttgtcttgtcttccAGGACACGAAATTATCAAGCTTTGGCTTGGCTTATCTAGAACATTTCAAACAGAGGCAGTGCGACGACTTACCAGATGCCTGGCAATAGCCGTGGCGAACAAGTACGTGCCGTCCACGTTGACGCCCCAGAGCTTGCGCAGCCTGTCTACTGGGTAGTTGACCGCTTCAAAGTTCTCTGTGAAGCCGGCAGAAGTGACGAGGTTGTCGATTTTGCCGTGCTCGGCGACGATCTCGGCGATGCAGGCGTCGACGGAGGCTGGGTCGGAGACGTCGGCGTAGTGGGCTGTTACTTTGGGGATTCTGGTGGATGTTAGTTGAGATGGTAACCAGTAAAAATCGTGAGAGGGGTGGGAGGAAAGGATGAATtaaggggaggagaggaaagggGGAGTAAAGAAGAGATAACGAACTTCTTGGCGGAAGGATAGTCCTTCTTGAAGGTCTCGACGATGTTTTGGGCTTGTTtggttgcttcttcttctgtttttTTGTGAGGCGGTAGTCAGCGCTtccgttttcttcttctcgggaTTGCTCTTCATTTTCACTTGATCCTCCCCGCTGTCTCCCGTAATCTCATTCTTCACCATTACTTCACTTTCACTTTCACCTTCACTCCCACCCCTTCTCATCTTTACCACACCCCTTTGCAAGTCGCAATCCCCCCCTTCAACATCAATCACCCCCCCAACCCCGGGATaagaaaaaccaaaaaaaaaaaaaaaaaaaaaaaaaaaaaacccactGTTCAAATCAACAATAGCCAAATCCCCACCACTAACCACGATCCCTTgccccatcaccaaccccaaccctctCGCTCCGCCCGTCACCACGCCCACCTTTCCCTGAAGAGAGAACGTCGCAAGCGTCGGGAAAACATTCTGCCCCGCTCTTCCT includes the following:
- a CDS encoding D-arabinitol dehydrogenase, variant is translated as MATRAVPRALRASNIFSTAARPTIQTILPSSQRAFHISAIRLQKKKKNTTTTTPGAGAFARTDDSITVEYPEDPSKLPSSQPVDSGIGRAGQNVFPTLATFSLQGKVGVVTGGARGLGLVMGQGIVVSGGDLAIVDLNKEEATKQAQNIVETFKKDYPSAKKIPKVTAHYADVSDPASVDACIAEIVAEHGKIDNLVTSAGFTENFEAVNYPVDRLRKLWGVNVDGTYLFATAIARHLMDRNSPGSLVFIGSMSGSIVNVPQPQTPYNASKAAVRHLAASFAVEWAKAGIRVNCISPGYMLTALTKKILDENPDLKEKWTSLIPQGQMGNPEDLMGPVTFLLSDASRYVTGADLRVDGGYTCT